A part of Phoenix dactylifera cultivar Barhee BC4 chromosome 2, palm_55x_up_171113_PBpolish2nd_filt_p, whole genome shotgun sequence genomic DNA contains:
- the LOC103716087 gene encoding origin of replication complex subunit 3 isoform X1 — protein MLPSPISDPPTSSAAAASDDVDNNLQPFFVLHKALPRKSERKSSGCGRARRKIDLPPSSPKSIEKSDVSSPEEANDRIYEQLRLQAFNRTWSKIDSTIKDVLRQINLNLFDEVQRWVLESFSNIKSIRPHKVSEIQRPYPLVTDTICRKIPTALIFTKNAEFVDDLLTFQELGGHLKSSGCHVAYLSSLDFSVKHGISGCLRSLLRQLVSEAPDMADIYILASWYCEPENYDNPILLIIDDMERCCGAVLAEFITMLSEWVIKIPIIFIMGVATTFDAPRRLLLSDAQQHLHPSKFTLGSPCEKMNALVESVLVKSCSGFSIGHKVAAFLRNYFLRHDGTITSFVRALKLACIKHFEMEPLSFLGLDIPDEDCEIFQHGQCDSLPDSLRNHAFNLPSCQREKNLKGTGGSLIHGLTELRTLQKGWSSAVMCLFEVGKQKNMQLLDIFCEAIDPTLYNLRASDHNLQLSSLTGRSLIEGKSGFAKGGFIAQAIQQVRELPAASLSHLLNIWVVHIEEMNEIQDRVRELQSIISSGGGGPVLKEKCTDIHKRSISLSAGKGTLSVNDKAAMLLEGMVRKFLMPIECVPFHEIVCFKHVDVLQSALIGDPRRTIQVDLLKSPTYLQCRCCSRRGNVLSSSMHDTSIIYSLAQEYGDIINLPDWYQSFKATVSAGTKTKRKLQHSPASKKVKATPSESEATIQARFCRAVTELQITGLIRMPSKRRPDFVQRVAFGL, from the exons ATGCTGCCCTCTCCGATCTCTGATCCCCCCACTTCTtcggccgccgccgcctccgacgACGTCGATAACAATCTCCAG CCGTTCTTCGTTCTCCACAAGGCCTTGCCTCGAAAATCCGAGAGAAAGTCTTCCGGATGTGGCAGAGCGAGAAGAAAGATTGACTTGCCGCCTTCTTCCCCCAAGTCCATTGAGAAATCTGATGTCTCGTCGCCTGAAGAAGCCAACGATCGGATCTATGAGCAGCTTCGCCTCCAAGCCTTCAACCGAACCTGGTCCAAGATCGACTCCACCATCAAG GATGTTTTGAGGCAGATCAATCTCAATCTGTTTGATGAAGTACAAAGGTGGGTTCTTGAGTCGTTCTCCAACATCAAATCCATCAGGCCACATAAAGTTTCTGAGATTCAAAGGCCCTATCCGCTTGTAACGGATACTATATGCAGGAAGATACCCACGGCATTGATCTTCACAA AAAATGCGGAGTTTGTTGATGATCTGCTGACGTTTCAAGAGCTTGGCGGGCATCTGAAATCTAGTGGATGCCATGTGGCTTACCTCTCATCATTGGATTTCTCGGTTAAGCATGGGATATCTGGCTGTCTCAGAAGCTTGTTGAGACAGCTGGTTTCAGAGGCTCCCGAT ATGGCTGATATTTATATACTGGCCTCATGGTACTGTGAGCCGGAGAACTATGATAATCCTATCCTTCTGATAATCGATGATATGGAGCGATGCTGTGGCGCTGTCCTGGCCGAGTTCATCACAATGCTGAG TGAATGGGTGATCAAGATTCCAATCATCTTTATAATGGGAGTTGCAACAACTTTTGATGCCCCAAGGAGACTTCTTCTATCAGATGCACAGCAACACTTGCATCCTTCTAAGTTCACATTGGGATCTCCTTGTGAGAAGATGAATGCATTAGTTGAGTCTGTTCTTGTAAAATCATGTTCTGGCTTCAGTATCGGTCACAAAGTTGCAGCATTCTTAAGAAACTATTTCCTTAGACATGATGGAACAATTACTTCTTTCGTAAGGGCTCTAAAG CTTGCATGCATTAAACACTTTGAAATGGAGCCTCTGAGTTTTCTGGGCCTGGACATACCTGATGAAGATTGTGAG ATTTTCCAGCATGGCCAGTGTGATTCATTGCCTGACTCTCTGCGTAATCATGCTTTCAATCTTCCATCCTGTCAAAG GGAAAAAAATCTGAAAGGCACTGGTGGAAGTTTGATACATGGGCTAACTGAGCTGAGGACGCTGCAAAAGGGTTGGAGTTCTGCTGTTATG TGCTTATTTGAAGttggaaaacaaaaaaatatgcaaCTACTAGACATTTTCTGCGAGGCCATTGATCCAACTCTCTACAACCTGAGGGCTTCAGATCATAACTTGCAGTTATCTTCATTGACTGGTCGCAGTCTCATTGAAGGAAAGTCTGGTTTTGCTAAAGGAGGCTTTATTGCTCAGGCAATACAACAGGTAAG GGAGCTCCCAGCAGCATCACTCTCTCATTTGCTTAACATTTGGGTTGTCCACatagaggaaatgaatgag ATTCAAGATAGAGTGAGAGAACTTCAATCAATAATAAGTTCTGGAGGAGGTGGCccagttctcaaagaaaaatgcACAGATATTCATAA GCGGTCAATATCGCTGAGTGCGGGAAAGGGAACACTGTCAGTGAATGACAAAGCTGCTATGCTGTTGGAAGGCATGGTCAG GAAATTTTTGATGCCCATTGAGTGTGTACCGTTCCATGAAATAGTTTGCTTCAAACATGTTGATGTTCTACAGTCA GCTTTAATTGGAGATCCAAGGAGAACAATTCAGGTTGATCTTCTGAAGTCCCCAACTTATCTTCAGTGCAGATGCTGCAGCAGACGTGGGAATGTCTTATCATCGTCCATGCATGATACCTCAATTAT TTACAGTCTTGCCCAAGAGTATGGTGACATCATCAATCTCCCTGATTGGTACCAATCTTTCAAGGCAACAGTCAGTGCTGGCACTAAAACCAAACGTAAATTGCAGCATTCACCAGCATCAAAAAAAGTTAAAGCCACACCTTCAGAGAGTGAAGCTACAATTCA AGCAAGGTTTTGCAGAGCAGTTACGGAGCTCCAAATTACAGGGCTTATTCGGATGCCGAGCAAGAGAAGACCAGATTTTGTACAAAGAGTTGCATTTGGTCTCTAA
- the LOC103716087 gene encoding origin of replication complex subunit 3 isoform X2: MLPSPISDPPTSSAAAASDDVDNNLQPFFVLHKALPRKSERKSSGCGRARRKIDLPPSSPKSIEKSDVSSPEEANDRIYEQLRLQAFNRTWSKIDSTIKDVLRQINLNLFDEVQRWVLESFSNIKSIRPHKVSEIQRPYPLVTDTICRKIPTALIFTKNAEFVDDLLTFQELGGHLKSSGCHVAYLSSLDFSVKHGISGCLRSLLRQLVSEAPDMADIYILASWYCEPENYDNPILLIIDDMERCCGAVLAEFITMLSEWVIKIPIIFIMGVATTFDAPRRLLLSDAQQHLHPSKFTLGSPCEKMNALVESVLVKSCSGFSIGHKVAAFLRNYFLRHDGTITSFVRALKLACIKHFEMEPLSFLGLDIPDEDCEIFQHGQCDSLPDSLRNHAFNLPSCQREKNLKGTGGSLIHGLTELRTLQKGWSSAVMCLFEVGKQKNMQLLDIFCEAIDPTLYNLRASDHNLQLSSLTGRSLIEGKSGFAKGGFIAQAIQQVRELPAASLSHLLNIWVVHIEEMNEIQDRVRELQSIISSGGGGPVLKEKCTDIHKKFLMPIECVPFHEIVCFKHVDVLQSALIGDPRRTIQVDLLKSPTYLQCRCCSRRGNVLSSSMHDTSIIYSLAQEYGDIINLPDWYQSFKATVSAGTKTKRKLQHSPASKKVKATPSESEATIQARFCRAVTELQITGLIRMPSKRRPDFVQRVAFGL, from the exons ATGCTGCCCTCTCCGATCTCTGATCCCCCCACTTCTtcggccgccgccgcctccgacgACGTCGATAACAATCTCCAG CCGTTCTTCGTTCTCCACAAGGCCTTGCCTCGAAAATCCGAGAGAAAGTCTTCCGGATGTGGCAGAGCGAGAAGAAAGATTGACTTGCCGCCTTCTTCCCCCAAGTCCATTGAGAAATCTGATGTCTCGTCGCCTGAAGAAGCCAACGATCGGATCTATGAGCAGCTTCGCCTCCAAGCCTTCAACCGAACCTGGTCCAAGATCGACTCCACCATCAAG GATGTTTTGAGGCAGATCAATCTCAATCTGTTTGATGAAGTACAAAGGTGGGTTCTTGAGTCGTTCTCCAACATCAAATCCATCAGGCCACATAAAGTTTCTGAGATTCAAAGGCCCTATCCGCTTGTAACGGATACTATATGCAGGAAGATACCCACGGCATTGATCTTCACAA AAAATGCGGAGTTTGTTGATGATCTGCTGACGTTTCAAGAGCTTGGCGGGCATCTGAAATCTAGTGGATGCCATGTGGCTTACCTCTCATCATTGGATTTCTCGGTTAAGCATGGGATATCTGGCTGTCTCAGAAGCTTGTTGAGACAGCTGGTTTCAGAGGCTCCCGAT ATGGCTGATATTTATATACTGGCCTCATGGTACTGTGAGCCGGAGAACTATGATAATCCTATCCTTCTGATAATCGATGATATGGAGCGATGCTGTGGCGCTGTCCTGGCCGAGTTCATCACAATGCTGAG TGAATGGGTGATCAAGATTCCAATCATCTTTATAATGGGAGTTGCAACAACTTTTGATGCCCCAAGGAGACTTCTTCTATCAGATGCACAGCAACACTTGCATCCTTCTAAGTTCACATTGGGATCTCCTTGTGAGAAGATGAATGCATTAGTTGAGTCTGTTCTTGTAAAATCATGTTCTGGCTTCAGTATCGGTCACAAAGTTGCAGCATTCTTAAGAAACTATTTCCTTAGACATGATGGAACAATTACTTCTTTCGTAAGGGCTCTAAAG CTTGCATGCATTAAACACTTTGAAATGGAGCCTCTGAGTTTTCTGGGCCTGGACATACCTGATGAAGATTGTGAG ATTTTCCAGCATGGCCAGTGTGATTCATTGCCTGACTCTCTGCGTAATCATGCTTTCAATCTTCCATCCTGTCAAAG GGAAAAAAATCTGAAAGGCACTGGTGGAAGTTTGATACATGGGCTAACTGAGCTGAGGACGCTGCAAAAGGGTTGGAGTTCTGCTGTTATG TGCTTATTTGAAGttggaaaacaaaaaaatatgcaaCTACTAGACATTTTCTGCGAGGCCATTGATCCAACTCTCTACAACCTGAGGGCTTCAGATCATAACTTGCAGTTATCTTCATTGACTGGTCGCAGTCTCATTGAAGGAAAGTCTGGTTTTGCTAAAGGAGGCTTTATTGCTCAGGCAATACAACAGGTAAG GGAGCTCCCAGCAGCATCACTCTCTCATTTGCTTAACATTTGGGTTGTCCACatagaggaaatgaatgag ATTCAAGATAGAGTGAGAGAACTTCAATCAATAATAAGTTCTGGAGGAGGTGGCccagttctcaaagaaaaatgcACAGATATTCATAA GAAATTTTTGATGCCCATTGAGTGTGTACCGTTCCATGAAATAGTTTGCTTCAAACATGTTGATGTTCTACAGTCA GCTTTAATTGGAGATCCAAGGAGAACAATTCAGGTTGATCTTCTGAAGTCCCCAACTTATCTTCAGTGCAGATGCTGCAGCAGACGTGGGAATGTCTTATCATCGTCCATGCATGATACCTCAATTAT TTACAGTCTTGCCCAAGAGTATGGTGACATCATCAATCTCCCTGATTGGTACCAATCTTTCAAGGCAACAGTCAGTGCTGGCACTAAAACCAAACGTAAATTGCAGCATTCACCAGCATCAAAAAAAGTTAAAGCCACACCTTCAGAGAGTGAAGCTACAATTCA AGCAAGGTTTTGCAGAGCAGTTACGGAGCTCCAAATTACAGGGCTTATTCGGATGCCGAGCAAGAGAAGACCAGATTTTGTACAAAGAGTTGCATTTGGTCTCTAA